The stretch of DNA acaccttatgtaccattctccacccagccatgtcgcttcctgaggttaaaggtgtgtatgctttccaagcaaaggcatgagatctcaagtgctgggattaaaggtgtgtgccaccactgcctgacacttttcccagtgtggccttgaactcacagagatccagacagatctctgtctcccaagggatagaattaagggtgtgtgccaccagtgtctggtctctatgtctaatctagtggctctgtcctctgatccccagataagtttattagggtgtacaatatattgggctACACATTATATCACCACAGACTTAGGACTCTGTTCCACATTGGCTGGCATCTCCACAGGCTTTCACTAAACATCTggatgcaggggctggagaaatggctcatcagttgagagcacttgctgctcgtgtgagttcaattcccagcaccctgtcagtggctcacaaccacctgtaactcgaGTTCCGGGggtctggagccctcttctggagtgcccTGCCagggcactcacacacatgcggCACATAgccatacataaataaaacaatgaaaactatttttaaaagtctgaggggttggggatttagctcagtggtagagtgcttgcctagcaagcgcaaggccctgggttcgatcctcagctcaaaaaaaaaaaaaagtctggataCAAGTGCTTACGACTCTGTAAGTCacgtggggtttttttgttttgttttgttttgttgttgttgttgttgttttaatttttttaaattttttcaagacagagtttctttgtagctttggagcctgtcctggactagctctgtagaccaggctggcctcgaactcacagagatctgcctggctctgcctccggagtgctgggattacaggcgtgcgccaccaccgcccggctagtcaTGTGTTCTTTAGGCTGTGGAAAGAGTGCCATGGGGCAAAGCCAAGCACAGCCTCTGCTCAGCCTGTGTGTAGTCAGGACCCCTGGACCATAGCTGCTGGCTAGTAATGTCTAGAGGAGAGTCAAGGGAAATGCTTCCCTGGCAACCTTGCTCAAACAGCCTGCCTTTCAGCGaccttttaaaagagaaatctttTAAATGCTTATGCAATTTTATACCTTGTGCTGGAGATAAGTGGAGGtctgttaattttttcttttttctttttggtttttcgagacagggtttctctgtgtggctttgtgcctttcctggaacttactttgtagaccaggctagcctcgaactcacagagatccacctggctctgcctcctgagtgctgggatcaaaggcatgcgccaccactgcccggcctctgtTAATTTCTTAAATGCACTCAAGGGACCCTTTCTATTGTACCAATTTGCTtgacctttccttttttcttcaggttttatttttgtgtgtaggtgctttgcctgcacgtatgtatgtgcaccacgtgtgtacagtgcccacagaggccagaagagggcgtcagatcccctggaactggagttacagatggttgtgagttgccatgtggatgctgggaattaattGTGCTGAACTATCCCTCCAGACcacttggctttttcttttttcttatgtgcattggtgttttgcctgcatatatatatatggatgtcagatcacctggaactggagttacagacagctgccatgtgggtgcgaggaattgaacctaggtcctctggaagaacagccagtgttcttaaccactgagccatccctccagctcacCTGGCTTCTTGCTCATGGCGGCAAACTCTTTAACACTGAAGTCTTCTTTGTTCACCACTTCAAACAGTTCCCTTTCCTGGCCGAATCAAACCTTCCCCCTTCTTTCTGCATCACGGTTTGCTGCTGATCATCTCACTAGAATGCAGCGAAAGGACACTGGTCACCTTGCCACAGCCTGTGCTGGGTGCTTGAAGTTTAATTTCTCCACTGCCTTTGAGTCACTTTAACTCAGGATCTCAGGACACAGGCAGAACAGAGGCTGTAAGCTGGCACTCAGTAaaacatcacaaaacaaaacaaaagtaaataaacacatacatacatatgtacacacacacgtacacacacacacgcatgtacgtacacacatacacactcacacacgtctgtacgtacacacatacacactcacacacgtctgtacgtacacacatatgtacatacaaagcAGAGCACCAGCATttgctgctctctgcttcctgactgaggacACACAGTGACCACCATCCTTTCCTATCCTCTTGCCTCcttttcctgatgctgtgataaaatattctgacagaaGCCACTCAaaggacagagggctgatttctgtTTGAGGTTCCCAGACCCATCATAGCAAGGCAGTTGAGGTGGCAGGGGTTTGGAGGCCTTGGCCTCATCATATCCAAAACCAGGATCAAGGAGCACACGCCATTGCCCAGCCCCCTTCTCCACctacacagtccaggatcccaccCAGGGAACGGTGGCCCCACAGTGAGCATGCCTTCCCATTTCCACACTCAGCCGTGTTTGGGAGCTCCTCTCCAAGGTGGTACCTGACAAGCTGACAACACTGGAACTCACAGGCACCGTGACGGAttgtggccacactgggaaccGAGTTCCTTTCTTACCGTTGGGTTggtcagcattttatcacagaGGTGATAAAGGAGCGAAAGCTTAGAGGACTTGCCCAGCAAGGCACACAGAGGCACTCACTATTGCTGAGTCTCAGCAGATGCCGCAGTGTGGTTTTAGGGGGGTGTggggaagtgagatggcaggaaGTGTGGAGTCCCCTCAGTCTCTTgtgtctctcctctgctctccccacACTCAGTCCTTTGTCATTTGATGGCTCTCGGTGGAGCACGCCTTCCCTTTTATCggctcctcttccatctcttcatcTCACCCACTCAGTCACCACTCTGggcctcagcctccctcctctctcccttccacctcttcctccagTTTCTCGTCTTTCCCACAAGACAGTCTAGACAGACAAAGCTAGACTTGGAACTTCAAAAGGTGCCATCTTTGTggctttctcttttgaaaatgaCTCTGCCTGCATGGTGAGGCTTGGGATGGCTTTCTTGAGATGCAGGCTCACTGAAGGCAGaggtctctttttttctgtttcttgagacagaatctctcattggCTTTGTGCTCACCAAGCCCCCAGAGacctgcttgtctctgtctccagaacgGGGATCACAGGAACACGCCAGCACACGTAAGTTTCTGTTGAACTGAGGGCTCCATACTTGTCCAGCAAGCATCTTAAAGAGATGactctccccagccctggtttTGGTTATGGCTGAATTGTAGCCTTTATTAGGTTTACTTCTGGCAAACCTGatgcttttcatttttagtgTAGCTGGTATCACTTTTCCTATtgcattttaaattgtttctggGGTCAATGAAAGAATGAACTAAATTCATGGATATCATGGGATACATCTAAAGTGAAATATAAAACCATTTATGTAACTTATGAATTAatacacaaattatatatatatttgtttgagacagggttcctctatgtagtcctggctgtcctggaacttgctatgtagaccaggctggccttgaactcatagattcacttgcctctgcctcccaagtgccaagtgctaggactaaagacaTGTATCACCACATCCTGCCTATATATTGTTTATGGACATACAACATGAAagagaagccaggcatagtggtgcacgcctttaatcacagcacttggaaagcagaagcaggtggacctctatgagttgaggtcagcctggtctacaaagtaagttctagggTAGCcgaggctacacagtgagactctatctcaaaattataaaaataaattaattaattagttaaaataaaggagaagagggtgagggagagagggggggagggagagaggagccaAGTAAGGTGGTACATGGTACAGatctgtaataccagcaccagggaggctgaggctggaggccagcctgggctatgtagcaagttgCCCTGTCTAAAGGAAGCAGGGTCTAGGGAGAATatggcttggtggtagagcacgtGTGTCCATTAACACCCTGATATTGAGGCCCAGATGGGGGCGGGGTATTAAGGGCTTCAGCGTGTGAACACACTCCTCAGCATCCCTCATATGCCTCTTTGGTCAGGTCTTCCTGCCGCGATGGATTATACCCTGGAACCCAATGTCACCATGACCGACTACTACCCTGATGTCTTCACCGTCCCCTGTGACACAGAGCTCCTCCTCAGAGGCGGCAGGTTGCACCTTGCCATCTTCTACTGCATCTTGTTTGTGCTGGGCCTTCTGGGAAACAGCCTGGTCATCCTGGTCCTTGTGGCCTGCAAGAGGCTGAGGAGTATTACAGACATCTACCTCCTGAACCTGGCCATTTCTGACCTGCTTTTTGTCTTCTCGTCCCCCTTTCAGACTCACTACCTGCTGGACCAGTGGGTGTTTGGGGCGGTCATGTGTAAAGTGGTCTCTGGCTTTTATTATATTGGCTTTTTCAGCAGCATGTTCTTCATCACCCTCATGAGTGTGGACAGGTACCTGGCTATCGTCCATGCTGTCTATGCCATCAAAGTGAGGACAGCCAGAGTGGGCACAGCCCTGAGCCTGGTGGTGTGGCTGATTGCCATCACGGCCGCCATTCCAATGCTGGTATTTTATCAAGTGGCCTCTGACGATGGTATTCTACAATGTTTCCCATTTTATGACAATCAGTCTTTGAGGTGGAAGCTCTCTGCTCACTTTGAAGTGAACACCTTGGGCCTGCTGCTCCCCTTTGCCATCCTTCTGTTCTGCTACACCAAGATCCTGCACCAGCTGCGGGGCTGCCAGAACCACAACAGGACCAGGGCTGTCAAGCTGGTGCTCATTGTGGTCATTGTCTCTTTACTCTTCTGGGTCCCCTTCAACGTGGTCCTTTTCCTCACGTCCCTGCATGACATGCACGTCTTGGATGGATGTGCCATGAGCCAGAGGCTGGCTCTGGCCACCCATGTCACGGAAGTCATCTCTTTCACACACTGCTGTGTGAACCCTGTCATCTATGCCTTCATAGGAGAGAAGTTCAAGAAGAACCTTGAAGATGTGTTTCAAAAAAGTTGCAGCCATATCTTCCTCTACATAGGGAGGCAAATGCCAGTGGGAGCATGGGAAAGGCAGCTGTCCTCACATACCCGCTCTTCTCATTCCTCCACCCTGGACTACATCTTGTAGGAGGGAGTGCACAGGTTCAGTCTCCATCACTCTCCCAGCCCccgctcccctcctccctcttctcctggTTTACTGAGGCAGAATCTCATTGGCTCTGAACTCtcaatccttttgcctcagcttcctaaatgcAAGAACACAACcctttgcttgtttggttggttggtttttggtttttagagacagggtttctctctgtacccttggctgtcctggaacttgctcggtagaccaggctggcctcaaattcagagatccacctgcct from Onychomys torridus chromosome 7, mOncTor1.1, whole genome shotgun sequence encodes:
- the Ccr8 gene encoding C-C chemokine receptor type 8, with the translated sequence MDYTLEPNVTMTDYYPDVFTVPCDTELLLRGGRLHLAIFYCILFVLGLLGNSLVILVLVACKRLRSITDIYLLNLAISDLLFVFSSPFQTHYLLDQWVFGAVMCKVVSGFYYIGFFSSMFFITLMSVDRYLAIVHAVYAIKVRTARVGTALSLVVWLIAITAAIPMLVFYQVASDDGILQCFPFYDNQSLRWKLSAHFEVNTLGLLLPFAILLFCYTKILHQLRGCQNHNRTRAVKLVLIVVIVSLLFWVPFNVVLFLTSLHDMHVLDGCAMSQRLALATHVTEVISFTHCCVNPVIYAFIGEKFKKNLEDVFQKSCSHIFLYIGRQMPVGAWERQLSSHTRSSHSSTLDYIL